From the Scomber scombrus chromosome 22, fScoSco1.1, whole genome shotgun sequence genome, the window GTGTGGACTTATtactgtgatgtgtgtgaagAATACAGTGGCAACAGCTGAAAGCTGACATGCTTTAGAGTCCTTAGCCAAGGTGTCATGTGTTAGAGTCAAAACGTGACAGTGAAAGCTTgaaatagcacacacacacttattgaACTATACCATTTTAGTGTTAATAtgacctttttctttatttacatagTCCAGTGTTTCAGCTCATCATTGTCCTTGCTCTTTGCCAcgccttcacacacacaatgtgaaaCCAATTTCCACTGAAGCATATCTCAACTCTTTCACAACCGTCCAATAGAGAGACGCCGTTAGAAATGGAAGAAGTGACATGTATCAGCTCACGAAGCAAATAACCTGACATAACACAGCATGATAAGCACAGGGAGAGGAAGTGTTGTAACTGCCACCTTGTTTTGTACTACTACTTACTTTAGGTCAGCCACTGCTGTGACCCTCCACTCTGTGGCCTGGGGCTCCAGCAGCTGCTGACCCAGCTCAAACTCACCCTTTTTTAAGCAACATTATAGAGAAATGAACACATTTCTTGATTTTAAATGACTATTTTGATAAGTCTCAATCAGGTCTTTGtgccaatcacagcacagatgTCTCtaataaaagctttaaatggtATTTGTTTTAATAGTGATGGAGGCAAGTAtcagtttcagtgtttcagaTCTTATCTTTTGTAGCGTTGATGACAGTTTATTTTGACATGGACTGGAAAACCGTGTTAGTTATTCTAGAGCAATTTAAAATGGCTTAATCATACTCGGAGAGGGAAATTATTTCATCATAATTCAAAACATGTCCTCGGCCTACTTCTGTTTAACCTGTACCTgctcttatggcgcttttccactacaccgttccagcacgactcgcctcgactcacctcggttctttttgcatttccactagggaaagtacctggtacctggtccttttttagtacctgctctggtgaggttccaagcgagccaagccggtactaaaatgtgacgtcgacacactgctggctgctgattggtagttgtcgctggaagcgtcatgagccgtcccacacaagaatcaaacccggcatttttaaataccggcagcagcgttacaaccatagttacagccatacggctcaattttcttgctttgtgtgtgacagaaagccaaatacagcagcaagtacaccactgcctccatgtcctccattgtttgtgttttgtgttgcgtttaaaacgaagtcacagcagtttcgcggagccgtgctatgacgaccccgcccacgttgagtaggtactttcttgtaatggaaaaggaaccgtgtcgaggcgagtcgtgctgaaactgtgtagtggaaaagcgccattacatGGCCACATCCACCAGGACAACAACCTTACCTGTCACAGTTACGTTGATGGAACTCCGATTCTAGTTAGCTCTCTCTTTAAATGACTACAGTCCTGTAGAGTCATTATGGAAATTAATAACTGGATTTCTTGCAgttaaacaagaaaaagagtTAATTTGGTAGCAAACATGAGAGGCTCAGGGTTGCTGCTCACTTAAAGGACAagacactgaaaacaaagagaGCAGCTTTGTGATTTTGCGTCATGTAAAAGCAAGAACACAATCAGCATTTTGTAAATGTCAAGAAACTCATGACAGAACAAGATTTGGAAAAACTGATTCATACTTTCATCCCCAGCAAAATTGATTACTGTACTGGATTTGTGACAGGACTTCCTAAAAACACTATCAGGTAACTGCAACTTGTTTAAAATTCAGCCACAAGACTACTGACCAAAACCAAAGTCCACATTATCCTCTTTCTTAAATCTCTACCCTGGTTGCCATGGAGCCACATAAATAGATTTTAACATCGTATTACTTATTTCTACTCAGACATGGCCCTGAATATATGACCAGCAATATAACCCTGTGAGACCTCCTTAGTAATGTCCAGGACAAAATCTAAATAAGGAGAAGCAGCTTGTAGTTATCACGCAGCACAGCGCTggcacagagagcagcagagtgagacctctgtcttccctcctgctctctgctgtaaacacacagagctgtTAGAGAGCAGCTGTCTCCCCTGCTCTCACTGCTTGTTTTTGGCAGAaactctcctgctctctgcctGCTTAGCCTGATTTTGGATAGTTACTGCTgcctcactgacacacacacacacacacacacacacacacacacacacacacacacacacacacacactccctaaCACATTTGAGTTcagaaatactttaaaaaaatgtttctatcCCTGTTGTATAGGCCCAGCAGGGGTTCTGATGGAAACCGTGGTGGTGTTTaactttgtgttgtgtgtacagCAGCTTGAATCTAcctctgtgtatgaaatgtgctttatagaTAAACTGGCTTGCCTAATGAACTCACCTGAAATCACCCATATCAGTGTTTTAGAGCCACTACATAATAACTCAATGACAGATTTAATCATCAGGTTTCATCCACTACAGCTGCTCCACTCCTAAATGAACTTTCCactacatatttatttatcagcCATGTATTTCAGACTCCAGTAGGAGAGTTTGGACAGCGTTGTGTTAATTGTCTGATTGAGGAgataaagtttattaaaaatagaaaatataaccCACTGGCTGCTTTAATGCCCACTTGGCTGCTTCTCCACTGTTACTGATCCTTCTGTTGTGGCAGCTGGAAGACTTCAGTGTTACTTTTGTTCCCACACGGCAGAGTGGCAGCTGGATGCTGGTGGGCtcagtatatatatgtgtgtgtgtgtgtgtgttgtacagtaAACGTGAGGGCTTAGTCCTCTCGTAGGATGTGTAAGCTCAGCCCCCACAGAGAGTCAGTATGGACAGATTGATCAGAGCAGATGGTCAATTGGCtcggcccacacacacacacacacacgcacacacagatttCAGGTTAAAGTGAAAGAGCTCCAGTTATCTTGTGATGAGCTACTTTCAGTTCAGTGGAGAAAACGTTAAAATGAACTGAAGTCCAGTTTGAGACTTAAAACATACAGTGTGTGATAACTGTTACTGTTCCTATCAATCAGTCTACCTCAGGTTTATCAACAGATGAGTGATGTCAGCACACAGAGAGCtatcagctgtttttaatgatATTCATAAAACTGAACAATCGTTGTTTTATTAACACTGATAAGCTTCATCAGCCTCATAAACAGCTGCAATGAGCTTTAGACTTCAATACATGAAACAGTTAgtgataaatgtttaatatgtcatttcaacatgtaaaataataaactaatgaataacatttaaaacataaatatcaattattaaaaaaaatgtcctgcCTTCATAAGCGACCTGTTAATGTTggtaaagtggcccaaaatgcacaaacattataaaatattatacttttgtataggtgctacaaagttgttgtttttttttttttttttaatacatttcaatcattattgctatgttatattttcatgtcttaggtaaaataggacatgatattgtgtgatagtagctgtttgtTCTCCAacaatgagtggtgtaaaagctaagaaataataaatgttaatagATTTTTGAGACTGAACACGGAATGAGACTTTTGAGAATTTTAAAATAGCTTCAAATGAAtctttagtattttttattacacttgtttgtttctgctgacTCAGCATCTGTTACACTCTAACATGTGTTGACTTAAACATAACTGCAGTCTTATTTCTTACACTCTCGTACACTGTTTGACTAGTTCTTTCTTCTCTAgtgacatgtttgtttttctcacacacacacacacacacacacacacacacacacacacacacacacacacacacacacacacacacacatgtcttCAGTCAtattccgtgtgtgtgtgtgtgtgttgactcaCCCATTCTGCATCACTGTGTTAATATTGACCTCTTATCTCACCCAAACAAGCCAGAGATTCTTAGTGGCTTTATTCAACATGTGTTTGCTGCTGATTTGGAATCATTGACTGTTAGAAAGCTGATGACTGTGTCCGTGTTGAGCCATCACACCATGACTATATCTGCTCATATGACATCCCACAATAACCCACAATCCTCctctgtaatgtgtgtgtgtctaactcCTCTCTCATGTGTGTTCTCCAGTATCAGCAGCACCCTGATGGACATGGAGAGCACGGCGTCCAGCGGCCGCTCCACCCCTGCCATGCTCAACGGGCACGGCGGGGGCGCGGTGGCGGGAAGCGGCAGCGGCTCGGCGGCGGCGGGCGGCAAGTCCTTGAGCTACACGTGCTGCTGGGATCACTGCCAGCTGCTGTTTCTCAGCAGCCCCGACCTGGCCGAACACATCAGAGCCACACATGTGgatggacagagaggaggggtgagCGTCTCCTCGTCATGTTacactgcgtgtgtgtgtgtgtgtgtgtttatgtggaaAGGTGGAGACTGACAGTTGGAGTTAGAGTGTAATCTGAAGCCATCATTCAATGAAAGCTTATGTTGGAATCAGTGGACAGATGTTAACTGCTGGCTGGAAACTCTGTGACAGCTCAGGCCTGTCTGTACAATATCAAGAGAGTtgagttaatgtgtgtgtgttgcaggtgtttgtgtgtctgtggaaaGGCTGTAAGGTGTACAACACACCATCCACCAGTCAGAGCTGGCTGCAGAGACACATGCTGACACACAGCGGAGACAAACCATTCAaggtaagaacacacacacctcatgtCCACTATATCACACATCAGTACCTGTCTTCACTCTGATAGTGTGAACTGTGTAATATGTGTCTTCCTGCAGTGTGTGGTGGGGGGCTGCAACGCCACGTTTGCCTCTCAGGGGGGGCTGGCTCGACACGTCCCCACTCACTTCAGCTCGCAGGGTTCCTCCAAACTGTCCAATCAGGGCAAAGTGAAGGAGGAGTCTCCGTCCAAAGCCGGCCTCAACAAGAGACGGAAAATGAAGAACAAACACAAACGCTCCCTCCGTaagtacaacacacacacacacacacttttcattttcacatcattacacacacacaaagttttaatgattcattttcataatgACTTTTGGATTTTGCAGCTCGACCTCACGACTTCTTTGATGCTCAGACCATGGACGCCATCCGCCATCGAGCCATCTGCCTCAACCTGGCAACACACATTGAGAGTCTGGGCAACGGACACAGTGTGGTGTTCCACAGCACGGTgagctctctctcacacacacacacacacacactgtgcagcAGAGCTCCACATATAGTATGCATCACTGAATGAGAAGCTTGTAGAACAAGAGCACAGAGCTGTGTGTTCACCAAGCTGCACTTTGCACTGTATGAAGTGTTGTAATGGTTAGCGGAGTGGGAGCTGAGCCTCAGTCAAATGTAGTGGAGTCATGAGAGAtcattcatttgtgtgtgtgtgtgtgtgttcaggtaaTAGCCAGGAGGAAAGAGGACTCTGGGAAAGTGAAGGTCTTGTTGCACTGGACACCTGAGGACATGTAAgtcatcattttctctcttcttcttcttctacaccTCTGATCACACTCTCCTTGTTGACCTGCTCCAAACACAATGAGGTCctgatcagtcagatcagctgtttgaaatgttttcagtgaCAGTGAAGTTTTTTACTCGCTGCTTTTATGTTGCACTCTGAGTTTTTACAGAATCCTGACAGAGTGCTGTCAGACTTTACCAGCCCAAGTTACCATGATTCGGAGGTTGCCtagcaacaatttaaaaaagcagcttgctgcatcttttttttaaattataggCTACACGAAacaatgcagtgtgtgtgtgtttgctcagtgTGATCAGGACCTCACAGCTCAGATTAGATTAATTATCCAGCTCTAAGTGCTGACATGACTTCATATATATAGTGTAAACGAACATTACATACATGAACGCAAGTTTGAAACTGTTTCTTGAATGATAGTCGGCCATGTTAACAATCAATTATCACTTAATTATTAACAATGAATGAAACACACTGGATGTTTTCCATTATAAAACCATGTTCATCACTGATGTGAACTGTTCAACACACAATCAGTCAGCTACATAATAATTAGTTCAAAGAACAGAAAGTAAACACCAAGTTACTTGCATAATGAATTCAACAACACAATATAATGACTTCAGAGCTCTCACTGTGATCAGTCTGTTCAACAACCAGCTGCAGCTTTACCAAAGCTCATTCATGACATCAGACATATTTAACTATTAACATTTCATCAGAATTGCTGcagtttaactgtaaataaactCTAACTATTGTTCACCAAACACATGCTTCAGTCTGACTGCTTCTATATAAACTAATGTGCAGACCTGTTGACATGATGGACTGATGTGTTGTTCACTGTAGCTAATGTTAGTCCAGCTGTTGGAAacagctgctcagctgcagcagacaaatcttcatcttcatttctcctcatctttgaacatttcctttgtttgaaatgtgtaaTCAGAGTGGTGTTTGTTCTGGATGTTAGCGCTGCAGCAGTTTAACACTAGAGAGCCTCACATAGCTGCCAAATAGCAACTGAACATGACACAGTGAGCAGGTGAAGACATGCTGCTACTTTTTTCTTGTTGGAGCAGGGGGGTGAGTTAATGTTACAGTTAGTGTAGCAATCATAAAACACACCTGTAACCCAACCTTACCAAAGAGGAAGAGACTCCACCTGGTGGTGCAGCACTGTACTGCAGATAATCCCTCTCCTGCATTATCAGTTCATATATTTTCAATCAGTTGAATTATTAATGACAAATAATCATTAATGGTTAATATTCCTGGTTGTATATATACTACACACTGACAGCAGTCTGAGTCTCATTGACAGAGCCAGCTCTACATCTACTGCAGCACTCTAGGCTTTGCAGCTGTGCTCTTGTCACGCAGAAGGAAACATGAGTATGATATTTGATGCAGCGTACAGATGTGAGCTTTGATGCAGTCCATGTAAACGTGTTGTTTAAATCTCTCCCTGTGTGTCAGGCTGCCAGATGTGTGGGTGAACGAGAGCGACCGGCTGCAGCAGAAGACCAAGGTCGTACATCTGTCCAAGCTGCCCACAGACACAGCTGTACTCCTCGACCCCAACatctacaggtgtgtgtgtgtgtgtccagtgctTCGTCACTTATTGAACATTAGTTTGACCTTGATAAAGATGTCTGAACTTCTGTATTTGTGTTACAGGATGTTCTTCTAACCACCTCCAGAGGAACTCCGTCTGTTCCTGCTATTAACCACGAGTCCATCTCTGCGTCCCTCCTCTCCCGCTCCTCCCTCTCCCAGAGGACCCTGGGAGTGTAGAGACGTGTTTCATGGCTGTGTGAAGCCTGCGTTTAGGTGCTGAGTTTACTGAGGACATTTAGGGGAGACGTTGCTTGTTTTAGGTAACACAACTAGACTGAAAACTAACTGACAGAAGTGTAACTGTAGACACATGTAGAGAGACGCTGTCTTTGTAAATACTTGAgatttgtaatatatttttatactttgaattttttactgtactgtagataGACGTCCCCTTTTTCTGCCAAACGTTTTAAAtagatgttttaaaaactgATAATAATGGTCATGTGCATATAGCTGGCATTGCTTTTGTTTGATGTCATTAAACTTTTCCAACTCCACACTGTTTAtcactgtatttatgtgacacacacacacacacacacacacacacacacacacaatggctcAGGATGGCAGTCAGTGTCCCAATAAATTTAGGACACATTGCTCTGATACGGGTGTAAAAGTGAAGTCTCTGTTATAATGAATATATGatcaaaacaataataatatatatggaGTCACACTGGACGTCCTCACTGGTGAATTTAATACAAATGTATCACACATGAGACTTATCAGCAATACATCACCTCATGACTCCTGTAGTTAATACATGATACAAATAAGaagtacattttaaagacatcaGAATGCTGAAACCTCATATAATCATCAGATCAACTTTTACATATATGTTTGTGGATATTGTCCACTTATAATGGAAGTACATGTGGAGGGGATTTTCTATTCTTTCAGTGTTCACTCTGCCATCTGATCACTGCTTCAAGACAGACTGAACAAATGTGAATCTGTCCTTAAGGTCaacacagctgctgctgttatgtTATTTAGTATTAGAGAGggcagtctagacctgctctgtatgtaaagtgccttgagatgacttttgttgtgatgatgtcataaattCAGTCTAATCTTGAGGACATAGCTGACATAAATGATCTCAGTGaatcaaaagacaaaatgtggTTTAAATGTGATGTTAGAAAGACTGGAACTATAATTGGActgtggaaacaggaagtttaGAATTTATGGATCTATACAAGTTCTGATAGGTGGAAATAAATTGTATCACCTGATTATCAGGTGTGCTGCAGCCTCCTAAtgaacagctgctgcagagagcAGGCTGAGCAGGTGGAAGCTGCAGAGAGTAAATACATGAACAACACACTGTAAGTACTTTGTGCTTTGGAGCGTTAGagtatataaatacagtatataagaCGTCACCTACACTTGATATGACTGTACTGTGTATAAATAGGAATCATTCTGCTACTTGCTTGACGTAGTTTCCTCTTCGTTCATGCGCGTCGCTTTTTAAAGTAGCTTCACTGTTTATCAAATGTATTAAGACAATATTCAGCTGTCCATATGAACAATGAAaggtaataaatcaaataatgtaGAGTGTATTTTACTGTATCCTCTCAGAAGAGGGTTCATATGCTATTGTTTACTTTTCACTCATATTGATGTTTGGTTTCATccaccctgatgacatcatcgagGTATGGATTGAGATTATAGATTCATAACAAACCTGCTTTACACTGGAGGTCTAACACAGGCAGGTATTTTAGGACCTATGGGTGCTTTATGAAAGAAACTGCTgaattgcattatgggaaatgtaggctgTAGCTGGTTTAGAGTTTAATTCATACTAAAGACCTTAAATCAGGATATTTTGGCtgagttttgttttaatttacttcATGTGAGCAGTAATATATGATTGCTTACTGGTAGAGAATGAATTTATGAATGCATTCATCTTGTGTATTCATTAATTGTTTGTCTTGATCTCAACATGTCTTCAATTTGACCACACAGTCTaacaaatgtgctttaaaaatggcaaatgtatttaatacatAACACAGTAGATGTGCTGCTGGTGAAATGACATGAATAATGAGCTGGGTTAAAGTCATGCAGTGCACACTATAAagcattaatataatatataatagtaaagtgtgaatgttaaaatatttccattttttattattatgaacaATCTATACATATaattaacataattattttttaacgcATAACAGTGTGTTCATGTCTGCAGATGATGagataaaaccttttaaaaaaaacaactacaaagtaaaaaaaaaaaaaaaaaagagagagaagactACGACGCTACGTCATATGTAGTGGCCGGAAACCACAGAGGGGATCGTGTCCTGCAGAGATGGCTGGACTGCTGAAAAAGGTTCGAGCAGAggtcatttatgtgttttagtgaGAGGAATCACAGCTGGAGGCTTTAATGTGCATTTATAGTTATGATATGACTGTGTGACTCTTTATTATTTAACCTCTCCGCACAGTTTAGCTGCTAGCTGTTAGCTTTGTACCGTTAGCTCCGCTGTGTAACTCAGTGTTAACGTACACTGAATATATCACTGCTTCATGTTTACGTTAAAATACTAAATCTACTCTTTTATCTGTGTGTCATTAACGTCAAAGTGTTGACAGCTGCGTAACTATTAAATTGAGTAACAGCAGTAATGAGTGTTAGCATGTCTGTATCTGTAATATACTGAATGTTAGCAAAGTCATTCTAGTTATTCATATGTTCTGTTTTTACACGAGTTAACTGtcttgttttatgtgttatCAGCTCTGTTGTGTATTAATATATCATAGGAGTGAAATGATACGCATACGTTACGTTAGCTTTATTCATGATTGAATTAGTAACGTTAGACGCTTTTTGTTCCGagtaacattaaatataaaggtacacatttaacagattttttttttgctgattgtTGTTGTGATTCCTGCTTTCACAACAAGTTTCACATTCAGGATgtgaatgtttaaaatgtcagtgtagTCTGGAGCtgcaataataaatcaattagtTCAGTGTTAAATTAACTGCCAACTAGGTTATTGTCATATGGTAAAACACAGAGgttcagacaatgcaatgaaattcttaTTTTGATAACAAATGaatcatttagtctttttttttttttttttggataaaagTCAAAATTCTTTGATTCAGAgttcttaaatgtgaaaatgttctgGTGTCTCTactcctctgtgacagtaaactgaatatcttggGCTTTGGAAAAATGGTGATATGCATTTCCCCATTATCTGGTCCAAACAACTAATTAACCAGATGAACTCA encodes:
- the aebp2 gene encoding zinc finger protein AEBP2, which translates into the protein MAQITSEGVEQDSQPTSDQNGTGETAETGKEGQAVPDPKQEPGDNNENTVRMDVSSGRGVAEEHGDNLSPGPDDDKETASPSKERDDGEGEDGGKLSEPVKSPVQGSLASSIDSAQEGSRVLKEEQREGENVSSSPHKDRTKTAEKPEHGTKRRASVELTSSDGEPLSRMDSEDSISSTLMDMESTASSGRSTPAMLNGHGGGAVAGSGSGSAAAGGKSLSYTCCWDHCQLLFLSSPDLAEHIRATHVDGQRGGVFVCLWKGCKVYNTPSTSQSWLQRHMLTHSGDKPFKCVVGGCNATFASQGGLARHVPTHFSSQGSSKLSNQGKVKEESPSKAGLNKRRKMKNKHKRSLPRPHDFFDAQTMDAIRHRAICLNLATHIESLGNGHSVVFHSTVIARRKEDSGKVKVLLHWTPEDMLPDVWVNESDRLQQKTKVVHLSKLPTDTAVLLDPNIYRMFF